The Halorussus gelatinilyticus genome contains the following window.
ACCGTGATTTCGATGCCCTCGTCGCTCTCGGACACCTCGCCGTCCTCCGCGAGTTCGCGGAGGTGTTCGGTGACGTCGGACCAGTCCCCGACGGGGACGCGCTCGTAGTCGTCCATGGCGGGCCTGCGATACTGAGCGGCAAAACGGCTTGGGCCGGCGAAGACTCTCGATAGATGTCTCTCGTCCTCGAAACCGAACGTCGGCCGGAATCGAACGCCGGCCAGAAGAGCAGTCTGGGTCTACTCGGCCTCGCCGGCGACCCACTTGTCCGAGTACGCGGTCCCGCAGTCGCAGTACGAGTAGGCGTGAATCACGTCGCCCTCGGCGTAGAGGTCGCCGACCTCCTCGTTCTGTTCCTCGGCGAAGGCGAAGACGAACTCCGCGTCGCCGTCGCACTCGGGGCAGTCGCCGCCCGAGAGGTCCCGCGCGATGGCGCCCTCGGTGCCCATCGCCTGCTTCGCGAAGCCCATCGCGTCCATGCCCGTCGCGGTCTTGAAGACGCTCCGGCCCTGGTCGCCCTCGACGACGAGGACGACGCCGTTCTCGACCGATTCGCCGTGCTTCGCCAGTCCGTCGCCGTCGCCCTCCACGAACGAGTCGGAGAGGAACAGCGCCACGTCCTCGGGGCGCTCGCCGCTGAGGAACTGCTCGCGTTTGCTCATACCGCCGGTAGGGAGAGCGAGGGGAAAAGGTCCGCGTTCTCGACGGGCGGCGAGTCGGGGGAGCGCGTTCCGTCGGGTCGGTCCGCTCGGTCGTCGTAACGACTCCTCAACAGTCGGTTTCGCCGTCTCTCCGAACAACTCGCTCTCGACTCCGACCCCCGACCAGCCACGATGAGAAACGTTACCCGGCGCGAACGACTACGACGACTCATGACCGAGGAGACGCCCGCAGACGACGACTTCGACGCCGAGGAGTGGCGCGAGCGACTCCAGTCCCACCGCACGGAGAAGGACGACTTCTTCGCCGACCACCCGCAGTCGCCCATCCCGCCCGAGGAGCGCGACGACTTCGAGAGCCTCGACTACTTCGACCCGGACCCGAAGTATCGCGTCACCGCCACGGTCGAAGTCCACGAGCGACCCGACCCCGTGGAGATGGAGGTCAGCGCCGGGCCGCCACAGCGCTATCTCCGAGTCGCCACGCTCCGCTTCGAGTTGGGCGCCGACGAACTGGAACTCGCGGGCTACCGCCAGCAGGCGGACGACGACGGCCTGTTCGTCCCGTTCCGCGACAAGACGACCGGCCAGCAGACCTACCGAGACGGCCGGTACATGGAGTTCGAGACCGAGGAGTTGGCGGACGGGAGCGAGATGGTGCTGGACTTCAACCTCGCGTACTCGCCGTTCTGCGCGTACAGCGAGACGTTCGCCTGCCCCCTCCCGCCCGAGGAGAACTGGCTCGACGCGGAGATTCGCGCCGGCGAGAAGGCGTAGCGACAGCCCGACGGGCGGCGCGGAGACGACCCGAGAACGAAACGGAGCGCGACGGACGGGCGAGAGCACGGCGACCGTCCGAGAGGGAGGCAGATTCTACGGGGGTTCGGCGAGGGTCGAACCGAGTCAGTGGACGGTTCGCTCCTCGGTCGTGACGAAATCGACGTTCGTGAACTCGAAGCGCGCGCCGCCCGCCTCGCTCTCGGTGAGGGTGCAGTCCCAGCCGTACGTCTCGGCCAATTGCGAGATGAACGTCAACCCGAGACCGATGCCGTCGGCGTCCGTGGTGTGTCCCGCCTCGAACACCGCGTCGCGCTCGTGTTCCGGGATGCCCACTCCGTCGTCCGCGACGTAGAAGCCGTCCGGGAGCGGGCCGACGGTTATCTCCACCGCCGACTCGGTGTGTTCGACGGCGTTCTCGAACAGGTTTTCGAGCAGGTGGCGGAGGTGAATCGGGTCCGCCAGCACCGTCCGGTCGGTTTCGACGGCGAGTTCCGCGTGTTGGGGGTCGAGACTATCCCACGTCTCCGCGGCGACGTCGGAGAGCGAGACGGGTTCGGCGTGGATGGTCGCGTCCTCTCCGCGTGCGGTGACCAGAACGACCTCTATCATCTCCTCGATGCGGTCGAGCGCGGTTTCGACCTCCTCGACCGCCTTCGGGTCGCCGTCCGTGGCCGGTCCGAGGTAAATCTTCGCGATGGTCAGCGGGTTCTTGAGTTCGTGGGCGACCATTCGGGCGAAGTTCTCCAACTGGCCGTTCCGGCGCTGGAGTTGCCGGTTGTGTCGCTCGGCTTCCCGCCGCTGC
Protein-coding sequences here:
- a CDS encoding DUF5807 family protein, with protein sequence MSKREQFLSGERPEDVALFLSDSFVEGDGDGLAKHGESVENGVVLVVEGDQGRSVFKTATGMDAMGFAKQAMGTEGAIARDLSGGDCPECDGDAEFVFAFAEEQNEEVGDLYAEGDVIHAYSYCDCGTAYSDKWVAGEAE
- a CDS encoding DUF1684 domain-containing protein; protein product: MTEETPADDDFDAEEWRERLQSHRTEKDDFFADHPQSPIPPEERDDFESLDYFDPDPKYRVTATVEVHERPDPVEMEVSAGPPQRYLRVATLRFELGADELELAGYRQQADDDGLFVPFRDKTTGQQTYRDGRYMEFETEELADGSEMVLDFNLAYSPFCAYSETFACPLPPEENWLDAEIRAGEKA
- a CDS encoding sensor histidine kinase; translation: MGYWSRFVSTVGGERIVAGLGGLYVAVAVARAGFVVATGRPILAAVIDFVLVGGPGAVLLYGGVRLPRIDLDSDTYPRVVTWCLAGFVVTLGVIELLNLEPGVTIAYPRWSFTLGAAIGTAAGFGIGVNDARAVTQRREAERHNRQLQRRNGQLENFARMVAHELKNPLTIAKIYLGPATDGDPKAVEEVETALDRIEEMIEVVLVTARGEDATIHAEPVSLSDVAAETWDSLDPQHAELAVETDRTVLADPIHLRHLLENLFENAVEHTESAVEITVGPLPDGFYVADDGVGIPEHERDAVFEAGHTTDADGIGLGLTFISQLAETYGWDCTLTESEAGGARFEFTNVDFVTTEERTVH